One window of the Anopheles cruzii chromosome 2, idAnoCruzAS_RS32_06, whole genome shotgun sequence genome contains the following:
- the LOC128268232 gene encoding 28S ribosomal protein S27, mitochondrial — protein MLKLFVQHRRCLVGGLSLARRTFLSEAYQCREAWNARLATPILAKVDLDTLYYDLEQRFQQRNKISAIDIDIYANKLVDETHVDEIADLLYKFRLTEETSNTLDSTHHALVRNYLEHRCYGQLIEVLNNRLGYGIFLDNYSANLTLDQLIKGQEFRHAARIATLVALQEDFSNPITRSLSLYGCYRYTKTPDAEHFDDLAPAEAPVGDQTGGQKKKKKDEIKIRVKFLRNEFFDDHFDLKNSQQLLGKTFIELSRSYGGVSNLIGASCELLGLALYRKYDVGLEFVANLQDQQINSEVLQIVRGVLEKETNKDDEKRAAFSDAIDKIEASGCKLNKESFEKLILELVHKSVTENEPSQIETQKKVYSDWCALRQQRLDEELERLQRAKRLKDIEQMSVELEKEEQKLWFFENEDKLDLEIDSKRVFYPKRWFGKKKKPRTVDVDYVPPEVRQRN, from the exons ATGCTGAAGTTATTCGTACAACACCGGCGTTGCCTGGTTGGTGGGCTTTCACTGGCCAGGCGAACGTTCCTTTCGGAGGCGTACCAGTGTCGGGAAGCGTGGAACGCACGCTTGGCGACACCCATCCTCGCGAAAGTTGACCTGGACACGCTATACTACGATCTGGAACAGAGATTTCAACAGCGCAACAAAATATCAGCCATCGATATCGACATCTACGCGAACAAGCTGGTCGATGAGACACACGTCGACGAAATTGCCGATCTGCTGTACAAGTTCCGTCTCACGGAAGAAACATCGAACACCCTCGACTCGACACACCACGCACTGGTGCGCAACTATCTCGAGCACCGTTGCTACGGACAACTGATCGAGGTCCTCAACAACCGGCTAGGCTACGGCATTTTTCTCGACAACTATTCTGCCAACCTTACATTGGATCAGTTGATCAAAGGGCAAGAATTTCGGCACGCAGCCCGCATCGCAACGTTGGTCGCTCTGCAGGAAGATTTTTCCAATCCCATCACCCGGTCACTGTCGTTGTACGGTTGCTATCGTTACACCAAAACCCCGGATGCGGAGCACTTCGACGATCTGGCACCGGCCGAGGCACCGGTCGGCGATCAAACGGGGGgacagaaaaagaagaaaaaagacgAAATTAAAATCAGGGTAAAGTTCTTGCGCAACGAATTTTTCGACGATCACTTCGATCTTAAGAATAGTCAGCAGCTCCTTGGAAAAACGTTTATCGAACTCAGCCGTAGCTACGGTGGAGTTAGTAACTTGATCGGAGCAAGCTGTGAATTGCTTGGGTTGGCTTTGTACCGTAAATACGATGTCGGATTAGAGTTTGTGGCAAACCTTCAAGATCAACAGATCAACAGCGAAGTTCTGCAGATTGTGCGAGGGGTGCTtgagaaagaaacaaataagGACGACGAAAAACGAGCCGCTTTCTCCGATGCGATTGACAAAATTGAAGCAAGTGGATGCAAGTTGAACAAAGAAAGCTTCGAAAAACTCATCTTGGAGCTGGTTCACAAGAGCGTGACTGAAAACGAACCGTCACAAATTGAAACACAAAAGAAG GTTTACAGCGATTGGTGTGCATTAAGGCAGCAACGTTTGGATGAAGAGCTGGAACGGTTACAGCGTGCAAAGCGCTTGAAAGATATCGAACAGATGTCGGTTGAGTTGGAGAAGGAGGAACAGAAGTTGTGGTTCTTCGAGAACGAGGATAAGCTTGATCTGGAGATCGATAGCAAACGTGTCTTTTATCCGAAACGCTGGTTtggcaaaaagaagaagccacGCACAGTCGATGTAGATTACGTTCCACCGGAGGTACGACAGCGGAATTAG